A genomic region of Devosia ginsengisoli contains the following coding sequences:
- a CDS encoding SMP-30/gluconolactonase/LRE family protein produces the protein MTGAEIGFLVRERFGVGESPVWDGDNGRLLWCDIPAGVIHAVEIASGARRRWAFGEPVPSFGLAQGGRLVVALRNTVVLFDPETGARELVARVEHAKPEMRLNDGKVGPDGAFWVGSMDGSGDGAPAAKLHRVAPDGAVHVVAEGIAISNGLAWNAAGDRLYHSDSRGEIWLDCWDFDAVTGAVSKRRRLREHDEAAGRPDGGACDLAGDYWSAGPSAGRLNRFSAEGELLDWVDLPIKTPTMPCFGDADMRTIYVTSLDSKGDEGRDGVARLRVDVAGVPVGRFGA, from the coding sequence ATGACGGGGGCCGAGATCGGTTTTCTGGTGCGCGAGCGCTTTGGCGTGGGGGAAAGCCCGGTCTGGGATGGGGACAATGGGCGGCTGTTGTGGTGCGATATTCCGGCAGGGGTGATCCATGCCGTGGAGATTGCCAGTGGTGCGCGGCGGCGCTGGGCGTTTGGCGAGCCGGTGCCCAGTTTCGGGCTGGCGCAAGGCGGACGGCTGGTGGTGGCGCTGCGCAATACCGTGGTGCTGTTCGACCCGGAGACGGGAGCGCGTGAGCTGGTGGCGCGGGTGGAGCATGCCAAGCCGGAGATGCGGCTCAATGACGGCAAGGTGGGGCCGGATGGCGCTTTCTGGGTCGGCAGCATGGATGGCAGCGGCGATGGTGCGCCGGCGGCGAAACTCCATCGCGTGGCGCCGGATGGCGCGGTGCACGTGGTGGCCGAGGGCATTGCCATTTCCAACGGGCTGGCGTGGAACGCGGCGGGGGACCGGCTGTATCATTCGGACTCGCGCGGGGAGATCTGGCTCGATTGCTGGGACTTCGACGCAGTGACCGGGGCGGTCAGCAAAAGGCGGCGATTGCGGGAGCATGACGAAGCGGCTGGGCGGCCGGATGGCGGGGCTTGCGACTTGGCTGGCGACTATTGGTCGGCGGGGCCATCGGCGGGGCGGCTCAACCGGTTTTCGGCCGAGGGGGAATTGCTCGACTGGGTGGATTTGCCGATCAAGACGCCGACCATGCCGTGTTTCGGGGATGCGGATATGCGGACGATTTATGTGACGAGCCTTGATTCCAAGGGGGACGAGGGACGCGACGGCGTGGCGCGGTTGCGGGTGGATGTGGCGGGGGTACCGGTGGGGCGGTTTGGGGCTTAG
- a CDS encoding FadR/GntR family transcriptional regulator: MAEIEALRLTDRVKNGLVRMIAEDGLQPGDKLPPSDRLCEQFSVSRTVVREAIASLKAEGRLRSLRGSGVYVSEPPKPMGGSTMFMEAPQDIGDVLDFMEFRMSVEIEAAGLAAERRTETNLLRMEQAMSQFARHLEDNTMATDADRSFHRAIADATNNARFRLFVDEMGERLIPRRALGASFTDEKDKSDFLDTIQAEHRRIFDAISDRQANEARVAMRHHLEGGRRRYREWSLAHER; this comes from the coding sequence ATGGCGGAAATCGAAGCATTGCGACTGACGGACCGGGTGAAGAACGGGCTGGTCCGCATGATTGCCGAGGATGGATTGCAGCCGGGCGACAAGCTGCCGCCATCGGACCGGCTGTGTGAACAGTTTTCCGTCAGTCGGACGGTGGTGCGCGAGGCGATCGCCAGCCTGAAAGCCGAGGGACGGTTGCGCTCGCTGCGCGGCAGCGGCGTCTATGTCAGCGAACCGCCCAAGCCGATGGGCGGCAGTACGATGTTCATGGAGGCACCGCAGGATATCGGCGACGTGCTGGACTTCATGGAATTCCGCATGAGCGTGGAAATCGAGGCGGCGGGGCTGGCGGCGGAACGGCGCACGGAGACCAACCTGCTGCGCATGGAACAGGCGATGAGCCAATTCGCGCGGCATCTGGAAGACAATACGATGGCGACCGACGCCGATCGCAGCTTTCACCGGGCCATTGCCGACGCCACCAACAATGCGCGGTTCCGCCTGTTCGTGGACGAAATGGGCGAGCGGCTCATTCCGCGCCGGGCGCTGGGCGCCAGCTTTACCGACGAGAAGGACAAGTCGGACTTTCTCGACACGATCCAGGCCGAGCATAGACGTATTTTCGACGCCATCAGCGACCGGCAGGCGAATGAGGCGCGGGTGGCGATGCGGCACCATCTGGAGGGTGGGCGCAGGCGCTATCGCGAGTGGAGCCTGGCGCATGAGCGGTAG
- a CDS encoding saccharopine dehydrogenase family protein yields MKVLIIGGGRIGLAVAGLLAGSGHDAEIADVTREALDHAARRGFRTRHLDASRRKDCVEALAGFDIVVNAAPTRLAAAIAAAAIEAGVHYVDTAEDIAPVSDLAASANHGKVILPGCGLSPGLVANLAAELVDALDGPIDMVVRVGGLPVHPSNGFGYGLSWDVDGLIAEYTGLCEGIVEGQLVSTAPLQDYESFVLNGRPYEAFSTAGGLGSLCAALQHKVRNLSFRTIRYPGHLTLARFLFEDLGLKRRRDMLRTVLRFGVPDVVQDVVVIFISVRGFHQGVPAERSYVRKIYHEPMRSQFPVTALSHTSAAHLCTMLDLIEQGHIAGRGLARHETIPLKRISENRFMAPLLNRPMSAGTAPASEGA; encoded by the coding sequence ATGAAGGTCCTGATCATTGGCGGCGGCCGCATCGGCCTGGCAGTCGCGGGCCTGCTGGCCGGCTCCGGCCACGATGCCGAAATCGCCGATGTAACGCGCGAGGCCCTGGACCACGCCGCCCGTCGCGGCTTCCGCACCCGCCATCTCGATGCCAGCCGGCGCAAGGATTGCGTCGAGGCCCTGGCCGGCTTCGACATCGTGGTCAATGCCGCGCCCACCCGCCTCGCCGCCGCCATTGCCGCCGCTGCCATCGAGGCCGGCGTCCACTATGTCGATACCGCCGAGGACATTGCCCCGGTCAGCGACCTCGCGGCATCCGCCAACCACGGCAAGGTCATCCTGCCCGGCTGCGGCCTGTCACCGGGCCTCGTCGCCAATCTGGCCGCCGAACTGGTCGATGCGCTCGATGGGCCCATTGACATGGTGGTCCGCGTCGGCGGCCTGCCGGTGCATCCCTCCAACGGCTTCGGCTATGGCCTGTCCTGGGATGTCGATGGCCTCATCGCCGAATATACTGGTCTCTGCGAAGGCATTGTCGAAGGCCAACTGGTCAGCACCGCGCCCCTGCAGGATTACGAGAGCTTCGTGCTCAATGGCCGCCCCTACGAAGCGTTCAGCACGGCCGGTGGCCTGGGCAGCCTCTGCGCCGCGCTGCAGCACAAGGTGCGCAATCTCAGCTTCCGCACCATCCGCTATCCCGGCCACCTGACCCTGGCGCGCTTCCTCTTCGAGGACCTCGGCCTCAAGCGCCGCCGCGACATGCTGCGCACCGTCCTGCGCTTCGGCGTGCCCGATGTGGTTCAGGATGTCGTGGTCATCTTCATCAGCGTCCGCGGCTTCCACCAGGGTGTGCCTGCCGAACGCTCCTATGTCCGCAAGATTTACCACGAGCCGATGCGCAGCCAGTTTCCGGTCACGGCCCTCAGCCACACCTCGGCCGCCCATCTCTGCACCATGCTCGACCTGATCGAGCAGGGCCACATCGCGGGCAGGGGCCTCGCCCGCCACGAAACCATCCCCCTGAAACGCATCAGCGAAAACCGCTTCATGGCGCCCCTGCTGAACCGCCCCATGTCGGCGGGCACAGCGCCCGCATCGGAAGGCGCCTAA
- a CDS encoding amino acid ABC transporter ATP-binding protein, which produces MTDAAEPILTVRGLEKSYNKLRVIKGVDLDLHRGEVLAIIGPSGSGKSTLIRCLNLLETPTAGEMAYNGRRVENRFQSRDGNIGCGELRRHVGMVFQHFNLFPHKTVMQNICEGPVAVLKEPRAEVEARALELLGKVGLLDKRDAYPNHLSGGQKQRVAIARALAMRPDVLLLDEVTSALDPELVGEVLQVIRLLAQDGMTMAIVTHEMAFAADVADRVAFIDGGVIAELGTADSVIRHPASERLQAFLGRFNA; this is translated from the coding sequence ATGACCGACGCCGCCGAACCGATCCTGACCGTCAGGGGCCTCGAAAAGAGCTACAACAAGCTGCGCGTGATCAAGGGCGTCGATCTCGACCTGCATCGCGGCGAAGTCCTCGCCATTATCGGCCCCTCCGGCTCCGGCAAGTCCACGCTCATCCGTTGCCTCAACCTGCTCGAAACCCCCACGGCCGGCGAGATGGCCTACAATGGCCGCCGCGTCGAAAACCGCTTCCAGTCGCGCGACGGCAATATCGGCTGCGGCGAGCTGCGCCGCCATGTCGGCATGGTGTTCCAGCACTTCAATCTCTTCCCCCACAAGACCGTGATGCAGAATATCTGCGAAGGTCCCGTCGCGGTGCTCAAGGAGCCGCGCGCCGAAGTCGAGGCGCGGGCGCTGGAACTGCTCGGCAAGGTCGGCCTGCTCGATAAGCGCGACGCCTATCCCAATCACCTCTCCGGCGGCCAGAAACAGCGCGTCGCCATCGCCAGGGCCCTGGCCATGCGCCCCGATGTGCTGCTGCTCGACGAAGTCACCAGCGCGCTTGATCCTGAGCTTGTCGGCGAAGTGCTCCAGGTCATCCGCCTCCTCGCGCAGGACGGCATGACCATGGCCATCGTCACCCACGAAATGGCCTTCGCCGCCGATGTGGCCGACCGTGTCGCCTTCATCGATGGCGGCGTTATCGCCGAACTCGGCACCGCCGACAGCGTCATCCGCCACCCCGCCAGCGAGCGGCTGCAGGCCTTTCTCGGCCGCTTCAATGCCTGA
- a CDS encoding FAD-dependent oxidoreductase — translation MSAEVLVIGGGPAGISAALELARAGLRVTLCEQGPRLGGAIHRQPDDPARPLRVPRAQKRRWHSLSAELAASNIEILCRHIFAGIEGSGAVLLEDRVNARLVTRRPAALVLALGAVERVTPIPGWQLPGVITAGGLQMMLKATGAAPAGDILLAGSGPLLVAVAAQLAALGKPPIAVLERSTSPVSLPVIANLLRAPAYLWEAAGYLLTLARSGLRPRHAIIRAIAPTAEGRLSVTIATHAGLQQTLVVDRVALHDGLLPNGNGTASTPNGPFTVRAGDCREILGGVAAIADGRLAARAVLAHLGQAAPADNAPATILARERQAQSALNTLYDYAGTDPAQLPDDTVICRCEGRTLGQLRALLASGDPVSAREIKLNGRFGMGACQGRFCAEFVTSFVASQRGGEAPHVSEIVGTRWPVKPVPIAAFVTLPPSSPPE, via the coding sequence ATGAGCGCCGAAGTCCTCGTCATCGGCGGCGGCCCGGCCGGCATATCCGCCGCGCTCGAACTGGCCCGCGCCGGCCTCCGGGTCACGCTCTGCGAGCAAGGGCCGCGCCTCGGCGGCGCCATCCACCGCCAGCCCGACGATCCCGCCCGGCCTCTACGCGTGCCCCGCGCACAAAAGCGCCGCTGGCATTCCCTCTCGGCGGAACTCGCCGCCAGCAATATCGAAATCCTCTGCCGCCACATATTCGCCGGCATCGAAGGCAGCGGCGCCGTCCTGCTCGAAGATCGCGTTAATGCCCGCCTCGTCACCCGCCGCCCCGCCGCACTCGTGCTGGCCCTGGGCGCTGTCGAGCGGGTCACGCCAATACCTGGCTGGCAATTGCCCGGCGTCATCACCGCCGGCGGCTTGCAGATGATGCTGAAAGCCACCGGCGCCGCCCCGGCGGGCGATATTCTGCTCGCCGGTTCCGGCCCGCTGCTGGTTGCCGTAGCCGCGCAATTGGCCGCCCTCGGCAAGCCACCAATCGCCGTTTTGGAGCGCAGCACCAGTCCCGTTTCCCTGCCTGTCATTGCCAACCTGCTGCGCGCCCCGGCCTATCTCTGGGAAGCTGCCGGTTACTTGTTGACCCTGGCCCGATCAGGCCTGCGGCCGCGCCACGCCATCATCCGTGCCATCGCCCCCACCGCCGAAGGCCGCCTCTCGGTCACCATCGCTACCCATGCCGGGCTGCAACAGACGCTCGTCGTCGATCGCGTTGCCCTGCACGACGGCCTCCTGCCCAACGGCAACGGCACAGCGTCCACGCCCAACGGTCCTTTCACCGTCCGTGCCGGCGATTGCCGCGAAATTCTGGGCGGTGTCGCCGCCATTGCCGATGGTCGCCTCGCCGCCCGCGCCGTCCTCGCTCATCTCGGCCAGGCCGCCCCCGCCGACAACGCCCCCGCCACAATCCTCGCCCGCGAGCGCCAGGCCCAATCGGCCCTCAATACGCTCTACGACTATGCCGGCACCGACCCCGCCCAGCTCCCCGATGACACGGTGATCTGCCGCTGCGAGGGGCGAACCCTCGGCCAGCTTCGCGCCCTGCTGGCCTCAGGCGATCCGGTCTCCGCCCGCGAGATCAAGCTCAATGGCCGCTTCGGCATGGGCGCCTGCCAGGGCCGCTTCTGCGCTGAATTCGTCACCTCGTTTGTCGCCAGCCAGCGCGGCGGCGAAGCCCCGCACGTCTCCGAAATCGTCGGCACCCGCTGGCCGGTCAAGCCCGTGCCGATAGCTGCCTTCGTCACGCTTCCCCCGTCCAGTCCGCCAGAGTGA
- a CDS encoding mannonate dehydratase, translated as MYIGTQLSGDKLEQVGDRYLRQLAQLGIVHVCIDPVGSPYDWTRDILARHIDRIDAAGLVLDMVQLPLSSAGIDKVRSPGIVLGQEPDRERELDGICRLIELLGSLGIKAAKYNFNILGIPRTPSERGRGGAVLSTYRADQVTDADKPTRAGQVSTDQMWERITHFLERVVPVAEASKVRLACHPHDPLTPPGYKGVEERVLGSAEGLKKFVSIAESPYHGLNFCQGTVAESLDNPREEIGDIIRWFGERKKIFNVHFRNIKGGRYSFTEEFPDAGDMDMPAALRLYKEVGVDCMIMPDHVPDIDGEAPFETAFAFTFGYIIALFQANGWDPYGR; from the coding sequence ATGTATATCGGCACCCAGCTCAGCGGTGACAAGCTGGAACAGGTGGGCGATCGCTATCTGCGGCAACTGGCCCAGCTCGGCATCGTCCATGTCTGCATCGACCCGGTCGGCAGCCCCTATGACTGGACGCGCGACATCCTGGCCCGCCATATCGACCGCATTGATGCCGCCGGCCTCGTTCTCGACATGGTGCAACTGCCGCTGTCCTCCGCCGGCATCGACAAGGTCCGCTCGCCCGGTATCGTGCTGGGGCAGGAGCCTGACCGCGAGCGCGAGCTCGACGGCATCTGCCGTCTCATCGAGCTGCTGGGCAGCCTCGGCATCAAGGCCGCCAAATACAATTTCAACATCCTGGGCATTCCCCGCACCCCGTCCGAACGCGGCCGCGGCGGCGCCGTGCTTTCCACCTATCGCGCCGACCAGGTCACCGACGCCGACAAGCCAACCAGGGCAGGGCAGGTGAGTACCGACCAGATGTGGGAGCGCATCACCCATTTCCTCGAGCGCGTCGTGCCGGTGGCCGAGGCCAGCAAGGTGCGCCTGGCCTGCCACCCGCACGATCCGCTGACCCCGCCCGGCTACAAGGGCGTGGAAGAGCGCGTGCTGGGCAGCGCCGAAGGGCTCAAGAAATTCGTCTCCATCGCCGAAAGCCCTTATCACGGGCTCAATTTCTGCCAGGGCACCGTCGCCGAAAGCCTCGACAATCCGCGCGAGGAAATCGGCGATATCATCCGCTGGTTCGGAGAGCGCAAGAAGATCTTCAACGTCCATTTCCGCAACATCAAGGGCGGCCGCTATTCCTTCACCGAGGAATTCCCCGACGCCGGCGACATGGACATGCCCGCCGCCCTGCGCCTTTACAAGGAAGTCGGCGTCGACTGCATGATCATGCCCGACCACGTCCCCGATATCGACGGCGAAGCCCCCTTCGAAACCGCCTTCGCCTTCACCTTCGGCTACATCATCGCCCTCTTCCAGGCCAACGGCTGGGATCCCTACGGGCGGTAG
- the dapA gene encoding 4-hydroxy-tetrahydrodipicolinate synthase, producing MNLSPAFTGVFTALVTPFDENGIDYPAFDRLVELQLAAGVKGLVPVGTTGEAATLSPDEAAALVARTVKLSASRAFVLAGAGSNSTEHAAEAVRACEAAGADGCLVVTPYYNRPSQAGLERHYDAVAAATGLPIMLYSVPGRCGVEIAPETAARLHARHRHIFGIKEAGGRSERISELRAACGPDFVLHSGDDALALPFMSLGALGVTSVVSNYAPEEMVALVAAWHRGDHATALALHDRIFALAKALFIEGNPVPVKEALALRHQMAGTVRAPLAPLAPASRTTLVAALEEFAGANK from the coding sequence ATGAACTTGAGCCCCGCCTTCACCGGCGTCTTCACCGCCCTGGTGACGCCCTTCGATGAAAACGGCATCGACTACCCGGCCTTCGACCGCCTGGTCGAATTGCAGCTTGCCGCCGGTGTCAAGGGCCTCGTCCCGGTCGGCACCACAGGCGAAGCCGCCACCCTCTCGCCCGACGAAGCCGCCGCTCTGGTCGCCCGCACAGTCAAGCTGTCCGCCAGCCGCGCCTTCGTACTGGCCGGTGCCGGCTCCAACAGCACCGAGCACGCCGCCGAGGCGGTCCGCGCCTGCGAAGCCGCCGGCGCCGATGGGTGCCTGGTCGTCACACCCTATTACAACCGCCCCAGCCAGGCCGGACTCGAACGCCACTACGACGCCGTCGCCGCCGCCACCGGCCTGCCCATCATGCTCTACAGCGTCCCCGGCCGCTGCGGCGTCGAGATCGCGCCCGAAACCGCCGCACGCCTGCATGCCCGCCATCGCCATATATTCGGCATCAAGGAAGCCGGCGGCCGGTCCGAGCGCATCAGCGAGCTGCGCGCCGCCTGTGGCCCCGATTTCGTCCTCCATTCCGGTGACGACGCGCTGGCGCTGCCCTTCATGTCACTGGGCGCGCTGGGCGTCACCAGCGTCGTCTCCAACTACGCGCCCGAGGAAATGGTGGCCCTTGTCGCCGCCTGGCATCGCGGCGATCACGCCACCGCTTTGGCCCTACATGATCGGATTTTCGCGCTCGCCAAGGCTTTGTTCATCGAGGGCAATCCAGTGCCTGTAAAGGAAGCCCTGGCCCTGCGCCACCAGATGGCGGGCACCGTGCGTGCACCGCTGGCCCCGCTCGCGCCGGCCAGCCGCACCACGCTGGTCGCGGCATTGGAAGAGTTCGCCGGGGCGAATAAATGA
- a CDS encoding 4-hydroxy-tetrahydrodipicolinate reductase, with protein sequence MRIAVFGASGRVGTRLVEAILTDPGLELAAAHVSPGSPWIGRQVGNTVVEYRPAEAAINAHCDAIIDFSSPSGSLYLQRMAGQRPVPIVIGTTGFAEADLAEIQAAARYRPILTGANFALGFTEFARNARQFAAAHPGARVSIEETYHRRKKRAPSGTSLLLARTLRDAQAAAGASPPEPEIHVHRVGDTVGINEVRFDLGDSEMRFTFSVQTIAAYARGALAAAIQLVESGLGPGRYDAFDL encoded by the coding sequence ATGCGCATTGCAGTTTTCGGCGCCTCCGGCCGGGTCGGCACCCGCCTGGTCGAAGCCATCCTCACCGATCCGGGCCTCGAATTGGCCGCCGCCCATGTGTCGCCCGGTTCCCCGTGGATCGGCCGTCAGGTCGGCAATACCGTTGTCGAATACCGGCCGGCCGAAGCCGCCATCAACGCCCATTGCGATGCCATCATCGATTTCTCCTCGCCATCAGGCAGCCTCTACCTGCAGCGCATGGCCGGCCAGCGTCCCGTGCCCATTGTCATCGGCACCACCGGCTTTGCCGAGGCCGACCTGGCCGAAATCCAGGCTGCCGCCCGCTATCGCCCCATCCTGACAGGCGCCAATTTCGCCTTGGGCTTCACCGAGTTCGCCCGCAATGCTCGCCAGTTTGCCGCGGCTCATCCGGGCGCCCGGGTTTCGATCGAGGAAACCTATCACCGCCGCAAGAAGCGCGCGCCCTCGGGCACCTCGCTCCTGCTGGCGCGCACCCTGCGCGATGCACAGGCCGCCGCGGGTGCCAGCCCTCCCGAGCCGGAAATCCACGTCCATCGTGTCGGCGACACGGTCGGCATCAACGAGGTGCGCTTCGACCTCGGCGATTCCGAAATGCGTTTCACCTTCTCGGTGCAGACCATCGCCGCCTATGCCCGTGGCGCGCTGGCTGCTGCCATTCAACTGGTCGAATCCGGCCTCGGCCCCGGCCGCTACGACGCCTTCGACCTCTGA
- a CDS encoding transporter substrate-binding domain-containing protein: MKRLITIIAAACVAMGVAAAPAVAQQSTIDQIKERGVLRVPAILNEDPYFNKDPRTGEWRGFVIDMAGDIAETLGVELEVVESTWANSILDVQSGKADIALALTALPSRALSIWFSAPTYYNSFVIVSPKPEFASATWASLNDPAVTLAVDLGSSQDLITQQYLPKANVLRFKTRDEAILAVASGKADAIVNTVLNSVVMVKRNAALGQVYVPQPVLSSPSVIGINYNADEQFKSFISAWADYNRRVGNNQTWIVNGLSPFEIGLDDLPDNFDLGG; the protein is encoded by the coding sequence ATGAAACGACTGATTACGATAATCGCCGCCGCGTGCGTGGCGATGGGCGTCGCCGCCGCGCCGGCCGTCGCCCAGCAGAGCACGATCGACCAGATCAAGGAGCGCGGCGTCCTGCGCGTCCCCGCCATCCTCAACGAAGACCCCTATTTCAACAAGGACCCGCGCACCGGCGAATGGCGCGGCTTCGTCATCGACATGGCCGGCGATATCGCCGAGACCCTGGGCGTCGAGCTCGAAGTGGTCGAGAGCACCTGGGCCAATTCCATTCTCGACGTGCAGTCGGGCAAGGCCGACATCGCCCTGGCGCTCACGGCCCTGCCGTCCCGCGCCCTGTCGATCTGGTTCTCGGCCCCGACCTACTACAACAGCTTCGTCATCGTTTCGCCCAAGCCCGAATTCGCTTCGGCCACCTGGGCTTCGCTCAATGACCCCGCCGTCACCCTGGCGGTGGACCTGGGCTCTTCGCAGGATCTGATCACCCAGCAATACCTGCCCAAGGCCAATGTGCTGCGCTTCAAGACCCGTGACGAAGCCATCCTGGCCGTGGCCAGCGGCAAGGCCGATGCCATCGTCAACACCGTCCTGAACTCGGTGGTCATGGTCAAGCGCAACGCTGCCCTGGGCCAGGTCTATGTGCCCCAGCCGGTGCTGTCCTCGCCCTCGGTCATCGGCATCAACTACAATGCCGACGAGCAGTTCAAGTCCTTCATCTCGGCCTGGGCCGACTACAATCGCCGCGTCGGCAACAACCAGACCTGGATCGTCAACGGCCTGTCGCCGTTCGAGATCGGGCTCGACGACCTGCCCGACAATTTCGACCTCGGCGGCTGA
- a CDS encoding aldehyde dehydrogenase family protein: MSPLSQRLQPAPDRIEITSPYDGRVVGRVQPASADAILAAVRRAHAAQVEFAFSTPAQRRDLLDALAAAIAGEAESLAQLICAEVGKTIAEARNEVRRAQNTLRLSGDAATFLDGEVLHCGIVAGGANRQAVITYEPTGVVGAITPFNYPLNLLCHKLGPAIAAGNAVVAKPSPKAPLAAQRLAELAMESGFPPGLFQVVHGAAAEAIALARAPIDLLSFTGGPAAGLALKNAAGLVRCLMELGGNDPLFVMPDADLPSAIATAIAQRYEIAGQSCAAVKKLYLHADIHDAMLDALVEAAKAIRHGDPLDPAIQMGPVIDTQSAAQVRTRIEAATASGARLLVGGTGQGAMLAPSVLADVPPDSDLFAQETFGPVISVRRFTDVGAAIAEVNAGAHGLQAGVFSNDHAVLKRFSRELRVGGVMINEGPDFRAEHVPFGGIKGSGLGREGVRIALREMSETKVVID, encoded by the coding sequence GTGTCCCCACTGTCCCAACGCCTCCAGCCCGCCCCCGATCGCATCGAAATCACCTCGCCCTATGACGGGCGCGTGGTCGGCCGCGTCCAGCCGGCCAGTGCCGATGCCATCCTCGCTGCCGTGCGCCGCGCTCATGCCGCGCAGGTCGAATTCGCCTTCTCCACGCCTGCCCAGCGCCGCGACCTGCTCGACGCCCTGGCTGCTGCGATTGCCGGCGAAGCGGAATCCCTGGCCCAGCTCATCTGTGCCGAAGTCGGCAAGACCATTGCCGAGGCCCGCAACGAAGTCCGTCGCGCCCAGAATACCCTGCGCCTCTCGGGCGATGCCGCCACCTTCCTCGATGGCGAAGTGCTCCATTGCGGCATCGTCGCCGGCGGCGCCAACCGCCAGGCCGTCATCACCTATGAACCGACAGGCGTCGTCGGCGCCATCACGCCCTTCAACTATCCGCTCAATCTGCTGTGCCACAAGCTCGGCCCCGCCATCGCCGCCGGCAATGCCGTGGTGGCCAAACCCTCGCCCAAGGCGCCGCTCGCCGCCCAGCGCCTGGCCGAGCTCGCCATGGAATCCGGCTTCCCGCCCGGTCTGTTCCAGGTCGTGCATGGCGCCGCCGCCGAGGCGATCGCCCTGGCCCGCGCCCCCATCGACCTCCTGAGCTTCACCGGCGGTCCCGCCGCCGGCCTCGCCCTCAAGAATGCCGCCGGCCTGGTCCGCTGCCTCATGGAGCTGGGCGGCAATGACCCGCTCTTCGTCATGCCCGATGCCGACCTGCCATCCGCGATAGCCACCGCCATCGCCCAGCGCTACGAGATCGCCGGCCAGAGCTGCGCCGCCGTCAAGAAGCTCTATCTTCACGCCGATATCCACGACGCCATGCTCGACGCGCTGGTTGAGGCCGCAAAGGCCATCCGCCACGGCGACCCGCTTGATCCCGCCATACAGATGGGCCCGGTCATCGATACCCAATCCGCCGCCCAGGTCCGCACCCGCATCGAAGCCGCCACCGCCTCCGGCGCCCGGCTGCTGGTCGGCGGCACGGGGCAGGGCGCCATGCTGGCGCCATCAGTCCTCGCCGATGTGCCGCCCGATAGCGATCTCTTCGCCCAGGAAACCTTCGGCCCGGTCATTTCCGTTCGCCGCTTCACCGATGTCGGCGCCGCCATTGCCGAGGTCAATGCCGGCGCCCATGGCCTGCAGGCCGGCGTCTTCAGCAACGACCACGCCGTGCTCAAACGCTTCTCGCGCGAACTCCGCGTCGGCGGCGTGATGATCAATGAAGGCCCCGATTTCCGCGCCGAACACGTCCCCTTCGGCGGCATCAAGGGCAGCGGGCTTGGCCGTGAAGGCGTTCGCATCGCCCTGCGCGAAATGAGCGAAACCAAAGTCGTCATCGACTAG
- a CDS encoding 2Fe-2S iron-sulfur cluster-binding protein: protein MSGQTFLFDGVAIPFAANETIAMALDRSGIRSFGAGQGSSAGRYFCGIGACQACIVAVDGIGMEACLTPARSGLRVTRIAPVSP from the coding sequence ATGAGCGGCCAGACTTTCCTCTTCGACGGCGTCGCCATCCCCTTCGCCGCCAATGAAACCATCGCCATGGCTCTCGACCGGTCGGGCATTCGCAGCTTCGGCGCCGGCCAGGGCAGCAGCGCCGGCCGCTATTTCTGCGGCATCGGCGCCTGCCAGGCCTGCATCGTCGCGGTCGACGGCATCGGCATGGAAGCCTGCCTCACTCCGGCCCGATCAGGGCTCCGCGTCACCCGCATCGCGCCGGTGTCGCCATGA
- a CDS encoding amino acid ABC transporter permease, which produces MPYKWDFSAVLQYWDLFAWGLWLTFAYTVGSIIIGVVLGLILCFGRLSRFRVIGGLARAYQEVFRCTPLLVQLMWFYYALPLLLGITIENYVAAMLTLSLYAGSFYSEIFRGGILSIDKGQTEAAKAIAMSDRQVMWRIVIPQAFKRVLPSFINQSVIQFKNTSLISVISVGELAYMAAVVNGQTYRPLEAFTVVALLYFVVLFPMTQAADYVEHRMRVSD; this is translated from the coding sequence ATGCCGTACAAATGGGATTTCAGCGCCGTCCTGCAATATTGGGACCTGTTCGCCTGGGGGCTGTGGCTCACCTTCGCCTATACGGTCGGCTCGATCATCATCGGCGTCGTGCTGGGCCTGATCCTCTGCTTCGGGCGGCTGTCCCGCTTCCGGGTCATCGGCGGGCTGGCGCGGGCCTATCAGGAAGTGTTCCGCTGCACGCCGCTGCTGGTGCAGCTCATGTGGTTCTACTACGCGCTGCCTCTGCTGCTCGGCATCACCATCGAGAACTATGTCGCGGCGATGCTCACGCTGTCGCTCTATGCCGGCTCGTTCTATTCCGAGATTTTCCGCGGCGGCATCCTCTCCATCGACAAGGGGCAGACCGAGGCGGCAAAGGCCATCGCCATGTCCGACCGCCAGGTCATGTGGCGCATCGTCATCCCGCAGGCCTTCAAGCGGGTGCTGCCCTCCTTCATCAATCAGTCGGTCATCCAGTTCAAGAACACCTCGCTGATCTCGGTGATCTCGGTGGGCGAACTGGCCTACATGGCCGCCGTCGTCAACGGACAGACCTACCGTCCATTGGAGGCCTTCACCGTCGTCGCGCTGCTCTATTTCGTGGTTCTGTTCCCCATGACCCAGGCCGCCGACTATGTCGAACATCGCATGCGGGTGAGTGACTGA